The Lujinxingia vulgaris genome includes a region encoding these proteins:
- a CDS encoding MBL fold metallo-hydrolase: MTVRIETIASTVSDNYFYALADSHGRAALIDPVDVDAAVARIRELGWDLQWVINTHWHPDHVAGNAGVLKAFPEAQVVGPAGDRARIDGQFSSTPRGGVEVEMRGGETLRVGELELQVLDTPGHTEGHVSLLIDEHLFSGDVIFSGGAGHCRAGGDLGTHFATFHEVLGTLPDATLFYPGHDYTERNCEFILSIEPEHREAKAVLEQAKALKPRERFVSTLGVERSYNPFMRLADPGLRQALSSRYGEAIEAARAQSDDEDEAVFRCLRALRDRW; this comes from the coding sequence ATGACGGTACGGATTGAGACGATCGCAAGCACTGTGAGCGACAACTACTTCTACGCGTTGGCCGACAGCCACGGGCGCGCGGCGTTGATCGACCCGGTGGATGTCGACGCGGCGGTCGCGCGGATCCGCGAGCTGGGGTGGGATCTGCAGTGGGTGATCAATACCCACTGGCACCCCGACCATGTGGCCGGCAATGCGGGAGTGCTAAAGGCGTTTCCCGAGGCTCAGGTGGTCGGGCCTGCGGGTGACCGCGCGCGCATCGACGGGCAGTTTTCCTCCACGCCTCGCGGCGGGGTCGAGGTTGAGATGCGGGGCGGCGAAACGCTACGCGTGGGCGAGCTCGAGTTGCAGGTTCTCGATACGCCCGGACACACCGAAGGGCATGTGAGCCTTCTGATCGACGAGCACCTCTTCAGCGGGGATGTGATCTTCTCCGGAGGGGCCGGCCACTGCCGCGCCGGCGGCGACCTGGGTACTCATTTTGCGACCTTTCATGAGGTGCTCGGGACGCTGCCCGATGCCACGCTCTTTTACCCGGGGCATGACTACACGGAGCGAAACTGTGAGTTCATTCTCTCGATTGAGCCGGAACATCGCGAGGCGAAGGCGGTGTTAGAGCAGGCGAAGGCTCTTAAGCCCCGCGAGCGCTTCGTCAGCACGCTGGGCGTGGAGCGGTCTTATAACCCCTTTATGCGACTTGCGGATCCGGGCTTGCGTCAGGCGCTTTCGTCGCGCTACGGGGAGGCGATTGAGGCTGCCCGGGCGCAGTCCGACGATGAAGACGAGGCGGTGTTTCGCTGCCTGCGCGCGTTGCGCGACCGCTGGTAA
- a CDS encoding peroxiredoxin family protein translates to MFDRQLRWIIVAALVALIAGVGGSSWYFYRDPGLVDAVVALEGQWVDRAAPGFELPDRQGQMHNLSRYQGQVVFLNFWASFCEPCRKEMPSMEALVRQYRDQGMVMVAVSLDAEWGEVDGFMQEFLPGQRSAMTVLLDSENQVSRLYGTEMIPETYIIDRDGTVIARFVGDYDWTRPEVRQLIEALL, encoded by the coding sequence ATGTTCGACCGACAATTACGATGGATCATTGTGGCAGCGCTCGTGGCGCTGATCGCCGGAGTGGGCGGCTCATCGTGGTATTTTTATCGCGATCCGGGCCTTGTGGACGCGGTGGTGGCCCTGGAAGGTCAGTGGGTCGACCGGGCCGCGCCGGGCTTTGAGCTGCCCGACCGCCAGGGGCAGATGCACAACCTCTCGCGCTATCAGGGGCAGGTCGTCTTTTTGAACTTCTGGGCGAGTTTTTGTGAGCCCTGCCGAAAAGAGATGCCCTCGATGGAGGCGCTGGTGCGCCAGTACCGCGACCAGGGCATGGTGATGGTGGCGGTAAGCCTCGACGCGGAATGGGGCGAGGTGGACGGGTTTATGCAGGAATTTCTGCCCGGCCAGCGCAGCGCGATGACGGTGCTGCTGGACTCCGAGAATCAGGTCAGTCGCCTCTACGGCACCGAGATGATCCCGGAGACCTACATCATCGATCGCGACGGCACGGTCATCGCCCGCTTCGTCGGCGATTACGACTGGACTCGCCCCGAAGTTCGCCAGCTCATTGAGGCCCTGTTATGA
- a CDS encoding MlaE family ABC transporter permease yields the protein MLKRGIERVGEKVIGAIEEIGQLTTMLVSAVVWMFRPPFRVRVVFQSFESVGVGSLFIVLLTGLFAGLVLAYQSDMAFRMFNAETLVGATVAISLLRELGPVFTGLMVAGRTGSAMTTELGTMRVTEQIDAMAVMAVNPIQYLVMPRILATTLMVPVLNMLFNFVGIGAAYLLSVEVMNSDPGIFLHHITRFITAQDFLFSTIKAASFGLIIGLVGCYKGFYASGGAKGVGEATTSSVVTSSISILLVDYALTVSMWSL from the coding sequence ATGCTGAAGCGCGGTATTGAAAGAGTGGGGGAGAAGGTCATCGGGGCGATCGAAGAGATCGGTCAGCTGACGACGATGCTGGTCTCGGCCGTCGTGTGGATGTTTCGACCACCATTTCGTGTGCGCGTCGTTTTTCAGAGCTTTGAGTCGGTGGGGGTGGGGAGCCTCTTTATCGTGCTGCTCACCGGTCTTTTTGCGGGGCTGGTGCTGGCGTACCAGTCCGATATGGCGTTTCGGATGTTTAATGCCGAGACGTTGGTGGGGGCGACCGTTGCGATCAGTCTTCTGCGCGAGCTCGGGCCGGTGTTTACCGGGCTGATGGTCGCCGGCCGCACCGGCAGCGCGATGACCACCGAGCTTGGTACGATGCGGGTGACCGAGCAGATCGACGCGATGGCGGTGATGGCCGTCAACCCCATTCAGTACCTGGTGATGCCGCGCATTCTCGCCACCACGCTGATGGTGCCGGTGCTCAACATGCTCTTTAACTTCGTGGGCATCGGCGCGGCGTATTTGCTGTCGGTGGAGGTGATGAACTCCGACCCGGGGATCTTCCTGCACCACATCACGCGCTTTATCACCGCTCAGGATTTTCTGTTCAGCACCATCAAGGCGGCGAGCTTCGGGCTGATCATCGGGCTTGTGGGGTGTTACAAGGGGTTCTACGCCTCGGGTGGGGCCAAGGGTGTGGGTGAGGCGACGACCTCGTCGGTGGTGACCAGCAGTATTTCTATTTTGCTGGTAGACTACGCGTTGACCGTGTCGATGTGGTCACTTTGA
- a CDS encoding MlaD family protein: MKLADVMTPFKVGLLVIAGVAATVVMVTLLSGDMDMDAEEARRYYAHFDDVTGLAVKSRIQMAGIPVGTIDAIRLDGSRARVEVSVRGDVVLYEGQLNPDGLDTNGAALAKRQASLIGDYYLELTPGTEGRVLENGDPIRNIIKDVGPDELFERLNDITKDIQQVTNSLATVFGGEDAQRSIQQMLDDMQNVLATLNQFVATNSVKLDQLVTDASNIGRDISFLTARGSESIDTILRDTEAIVQEVRYIIGQSTTDVQAGLGTMQGTLARLQRTLDSLNYSLQNVQDITEKINEGEGTVGELINNPTIAYRTEQILDDAGDFLGRVTRLRTIVELRSEYHLQNQQLKNVFGLRLEPNEDKYYMFEFVDDFRGSTSVVTERVNTTDPSVDDALYQETRTTTTDEFKFSLVLGRSFQASDWLRLGGRFGIIESTGGIGATVGLFPDRRLEVQTDLFDFSAAENPRLRAYGTYRFLEFAYISGGIDDVINPDRRDYFIGAGIRFDDEDLKALLTTTGVPTP; the protein is encoded by the coding sequence ATGAAGTTAGCCGATGTAATGACGCCTTTTAAGGTGGGGCTGCTGGTGATCGCCGGGGTGGCCGCCACCGTCGTGATGGTGACGCTGCTCAGCGGCGATATGGACATGGATGCCGAGGAGGCCAGGCGCTATTACGCCCACTTTGACGACGTGACCGGTCTGGCGGTGAAGTCGCGCATTCAGATGGCGGGCATCCCGGTGGGCACGATCGATGCGATTCGCCTCGATGGCAGCCGCGCCCGGGTGGAAGTGTCGGTGCGGGGCGATGTGGTGCTCTACGAGGGGCAGCTCAACCCCGACGGGCTCGACACCAACGGCGCGGCGCTCGCCAAGCGTCAGGCCAGCCTCATTGGCGACTATTATCTGGAGCTGACCCCGGGCACTGAGGGGCGGGTGCTGGAGAACGGCGACCCGATCCGCAACATCATCAAAGATGTGGGGCCCGATGAACTCTTTGAGCGCCTCAACGACATCACCAAAGATATTCAGCAGGTAACCAACTCGCTGGCCACGGTGTTTGGAGGCGAAGACGCCCAGCGCAGCATCCAGCAGATGCTCGACGATATGCAGAACGTGCTGGCGACGCTCAATCAGTTCGTTGCCACCAACAGCGTCAAGCTCGACCAGCTGGTGACCGACGCCTCCAATATCGGCCGCGACATCAGCTTTTTGACTGCGCGGGGGTCGGAGTCCATCGACACGATTCTTCGGGATACCGAGGCGATTGTGCAGGAGGTGCGCTACATCATCGGGCAGTCCACCACCGATGTGCAGGCGGGCCTGGGTACGATGCAGGGCACGCTGGCAAGGCTGCAGCGCACGTTGGACTCGCTCAACTACAGTCTGCAGAACGTTCAGGACATCACCGAGAAGATCAATGAAGGTGAGGGGACCGTCGGGGAGCTCATCAACAACCCCACGATCGCCTACCGCACCGAGCAGATCCTCGATGATGCCGGCGACTTCTTAGGACGGGTGACGCGCCTGCGCACGATTGTGGAGCTGCGCAGCGAGTACCACCTTCAGAATCAGCAGCTCAAAAACGTGTTCGGGCTGCGGCTGGAGCCCAACGAAGACAAGTATTACATGTTTGAGTTTGTCGATGACTTTCGCGGCTCCACCTCGGTGGTGACCGAGCGGGTCAATACGACCGACCCCTCCGTGGATGACGCGCTCTACCAGGAGACGCGCACCACTACGACCGATGAGTTTAAGTTCAGCCTTGTGCTGGGCCGCTCTTTCCAGGCGTCGGACTGGCTGCGCCTGGGCGGGCGTTTCGGGATCATCGAGAGCACCGGCGGAATCGGGGCGACCGTGGGGCTGTTCCCCGACAGGCGGCTGGAAGTTCAGACCGACCTCTTTGACTTCAGCGCCGCCGAGAATCCTCGCCTGCGAGCCTACGGCACCTACCGCTTTCTGGAGTTTGCCTACATCTCGGGCGGCATTGACGACGTGATCAACCCCGACCGGCGAGATTACTTCATCGGGGCCGGGATTCGCTTTGATGATGAAGACCTCAAGGCGTTGCTGACGACCACCGGTGTGCCCACGCCTTGA
- a CDS encoding transglutaminase-like domain-containing protein — protein MRRDKAQRWRWRIRGTAAAVVLALPALLWAQESRRGDQVLHRHLDAQRFEAVSESDDGVSVASGQQAGAGPSPWEGQGQPGLSVEAGAQEWFWTADGPVAPSPLEAPHGGLDPATGSATLDTNTDRVSALNYQASFEPSVVPWKRGVAHDGVVRQGDGIYSTRRVSSSLRTVRVGGASAGAGEDRFWGSFLVRMEAGRAHPIPSVAPGQRVVQVLAEPLVDVEVLRDGADNFYLRGDVDGVVRVNMELAVDAFYFDGVLDEDVSWERFAPPERVLPDAEARAVAARVLGTRGIDRGLSPGEALNALVGYYRDFEARPFPQDEVGGDRYEAISTLQVGVCRHRALAFLVSAGSLGIESRYVYNEAHAFVEVRWPGQGWRRIDLGGAADGFNYQNMGANSVHRGGERDGFPQPQRYLDEIIALEGGDSSGALGEAAGGDVSDEGANTPSDAASSEASTATPGTPEAQRASPPENMQEARPMEAALPPIEILEASGQVMRGASLRVRGRVQRGDAQRVEVLLVPAGSDGFERGVALGEAAVRASGEFVGEWTVPRRVTLGRWVIKARQVPR, from the coding sequence GTGCGACGAGATAAGGCTCAAAGGTGGCGATGGCGCATAAGGGGGACAGCGGCCGCGGTGGTGCTGGCGTTGCCGGCGCTGCTCTGGGCCCAGGAGTCGCGTCGCGGCGACCAGGTGTTGCACCGCCACCTCGACGCGCAGCGTTTTGAGGCCGTGAGTGAGAGTGATGATGGGGTGAGCGTGGCGTCGGGCCAGCAGGCCGGTGCCGGGCCGAGCCCCTGGGAGGGGCAGGGGCAGCCGGGCTTGAGCGTGGAAGCCGGCGCGCAGGAATGGTTCTGGACGGCGGATGGGCCGGTGGCGCCCTCGCCACTGGAGGCCCCGCACGGCGGTCTGGACCCGGCGACGGGGAGCGCCACGTTGGATACGAATACCGACCGCGTAAGCGCGCTTAATTATCAAGCGAGTTTTGAGCCCAGCGTGGTGCCCTGGAAGCGAGGTGTGGCGCATGACGGTGTGGTGCGCCAGGGTGATGGCATCTACAGCACGCGCCGCGTCTCATCGTCATTGCGGACGGTGCGGGTCGGGGGAGCGTCGGCCGGTGCTGGCGAAGATCGATTCTGGGGGAGCTTTCTGGTGCGTATGGAGGCCGGTCGTGCCCACCCCATCCCCAGCGTGGCGCCGGGGCAGCGCGTGGTTCAGGTCCTGGCCGAGCCGCTGGTCGATGTGGAGGTGCTTCGCGATGGCGCAGATAACTTCTATCTGCGCGGTGACGTCGACGGGGTGGTGCGCGTCAATATGGAGCTTGCCGTCGATGCCTTTTACTTCGATGGCGTGCTCGATGAGGACGTGAGCTGGGAGCGTTTCGCACCGCCTGAGCGTGTGTTGCCCGACGCCGAAGCGCGCGCGGTCGCCGCGCGCGTGCTGGGGACGCGCGGCATCGATCGCGGGCTCTCGCCAGGTGAGGCGCTCAACGCTCTGGTCGGTTATTATCGCGACTTTGAGGCGCGTCCTTTTCCGCAGGATGAGGTTGGCGGGGACCGCTACGAGGCGATCTCGACCTTGCAGGTGGGCGTGTGCCGTCACCGCGCGCTGGCCTTTCTGGTGAGCGCCGGTTCGCTCGGGATCGAGAGCCGCTACGTCTACAACGAGGCGCACGCCTTTGTGGAGGTGAGGTGGCCCGGGCAGGGGTGGCGACGCATCGATCTGGGAGGGGCCGCCGACGGGTTCAACTACCAGAATATGGGCGCCAACTCGGTGCATCGGGGCGGGGAGCGCGACGGGTTTCCGCAGCCGCAGCGCTACCTTGATGAGATTATTGCACTGGAGGGCGGCGACAGCAGCGGCGCGCTCGGTGAGGCTGCCGGGGGCGATGTTTCTGATGAGGGGGCCAACACCCCGAGTGACGCGGCCAGCAGCGAGGCGTCGACGGCGACGCCCGGCACGCCGGAGGCACAGCGCGCCAGCCCGCCCGAGAACATGCAGGAGGCACGGCCGATGGAGGCGGCGCTGCCACCGATTGAGATTCTGGAGGCCAGCGGGCAGGTGATGCGAGGCGCGTCGTTGCGCGTGCGCGGACGGGTGCAGCGCGGGGATGCGCAGCGTGTGGAGGTGCTGCTCGTGCCCGCCGGTAGCGATGGATTTGAGCGTGGCGTGGCGCTGGGTGAGGCTGCGGTGCGGGCCTCGGGAGAGTTTGTCGGGGAGTGGACTGTGCCGCGGCGCGTGACGCTGGGGAGATGGGTCATCAAGGCTCGCCAGGTGCCGCGCTGA
- a CDS encoding serine/threonine-protein kinase: MRLDDLNGRVIAGRFELKEMIGKGGYGAVFDARQLSVDRRCAVKVLLPGRADDHCVEERFRAEARATSRLTHPHTLVLYDFGVDEETGFLFLVTEFLDGQTLDDLLDLEQTIAPQRAVGILTQIAHSLEDAHQQGLVHRDVKPKNIMLVERAGQRDFVKVIDFGIAKALTGAGEDEGLTQTGTLVGTPQYMAPEQLLGGEVDARSDQYALAVVAYRMLTGRNPFSAATPMETALRHINERALPLRTYCPELRVSQSFEDALLRALEKAPKHRYPSTVAMVDALRDALGDTPDTALQDPSESGQRTTEDWPQLSAQVVAAHTRVLDAVDTGQERTAATRNLLAAGEAAGVGERGASPGAPAEESGEEVGVGERGASPGAPAEESGEEVGGAGELSQAGGGATTSEVGASMVIDIATDAIAETSLEESSNPCVIQAPGAREDTAVLALAKRNEAPSTKTEKRPLIKRPHARPAIAAVLAATVLLVAIVVVTGFLGRDGGATQAATVAQAPAPAAIEAAAAEVEEDTTLQAARADLGRAYAVSVVAAAEAGARTSALDRGGTVTAMTIKVAEAIERANPRTGTVQVTMIPWGTLYVGRRARGEATRQRLELPVGRHELTLRQDGEVRARQTVDVVAGAHRMVVLEAPF; encoded by the coding sequence ATGCGACTGGATGATTTGAATGGCCGCGTGATCGCGGGACGTTTTGAGCTCAAAGAGATGATCGGAAAAGGGGGGTATGGTGCGGTCTTTGACGCGCGCCAGCTCTCGGTCGATCGGCGCTGTGCGGTGAAGGTGCTTTTGCCGGGGCGAGCCGATGATCACTGCGTGGAGGAGCGCTTCAGGGCGGAGGCGCGCGCGACAAGTCGCCTGACCCACCCGCACACGCTGGTGCTCTACGACTTCGGGGTCGATGAGGAGACGGGGTTTCTTTTTCTGGTCACGGAGTTTCTCGACGGCCAGACCCTCGATGATCTGCTGGATCTGGAGCAGACCATCGCGCCGCAGCGCGCGGTGGGGATCCTCACGCAGATTGCACACAGCCTGGAAGACGCGCACCAGCAGGGGCTTGTGCACCGCGATGTTAAGCCGAAGAACATCATGCTCGTGGAGCGGGCCGGGCAGCGCGACTTTGTCAAAGTTATCGATTTTGGCATCGCCAAAGCGTTGACCGGTGCGGGCGAAGACGAGGGGCTCACCCAGACCGGCACCCTGGTGGGTACGCCGCAATATATGGCGCCGGAGCAACTTCTGGGCGGGGAGGTCGACGCGCGCTCCGACCAGTACGCGCTGGCGGTGGTGGCCTACCGAATGTTGACCGGCCGCAACCCCTTCTCGGCGGCGACGCCGATGGAGACGGCGCTGCGTCATATCAATGAGCGGGCGCTTCCGCTGCGCACCTACTGCCCGGAGTTGCGGGTAAGTCAGAGCTTTGAGGACGCGCTGCTGCGCGCTCTGGAGAAGGCTCCGAAACATCGATACCCCTCGACCGTGGCGATGGTCGACGCACTCCGAGACGCCCTGGGAGACACTCCCGACACCGCGCTTCAAGACCCCTCGGAGAGCGGGCAGCGCACCACCGAGGACTGGCCTCAGCTCAGCGCCCAGGTTGTCGCCGCCCACACCCGGGTGCTCGACGCGGTGGACACCGGACAGGAGCGCACCGCGGCCACGCGCAACCTTCTGGCGGCCGGGGAGGCGGCGGGTGTGGGTGAGCGCGGCGCTTCGCCCGGAGCGCCGGCGGAGGAGTCTGGCGAGGAGGTGGGTGTGGGTGAGCGAGGCGCTTCGCCCGGAGCGCCGGCGGAGGAGTCTGGCGAGGAGGTGGGTGGGGCCGGAGAGCTCTCGCAGGCCGGCGGCGGTGCAACCACCTCGGAGGTGGGCGCGTCGATGGTCATCGACATTGCGACCGACGCGATTGCTGAGACGTCGCTGGAGGAGAGCTCCAACCCCTGTGTCATTCAGGCACCCGGGGCTCGCGAAGACACCGCGGTGCTTGCGCTTGCTAAACGTAATGAGGCGCCCTCGACAAAGACCGAGAAACGCCCCCTCATCAAGCGTCCGCATGCCCGGCCTGCCATCGCCGCGGTGCTTGCTGCGACGGTACTGCTGGTGGCCATCGTGGTTGTCACGGGCTTTCTGGGACGAGACGGCGGCGCCACCCAGGCCGCGACGGTGGCCCAGGCGCCGGCGCCTGCGGCGATTGAGGCGGCCGCGGCAGAGGTGGAGGAAGACACCACGCTCCAGGCGGCCCGCGCTGATCTTGGTCGAGCCTATGCGGTGTCGGTGGTTGCGGCCGCCGAAGCCGGCGCACGTACCTCGGCGCTGGACCGGGGAGGCACGGTCACCGCAATGACCATCAAGGTCGCCGAGGCCATCGAGCGCGCCAACCCGCGCACGGGCACCGTGCAGGTCACCATGATTCCCTGGGGCACACTCTACGTCGGTCGGCGCGCGCGCGGTGAGGCCACACGCCAGCGGCTGGAGCTTCCCGTCGGCCGCCATGAACTCACTCTACGCCAGGATGGCGAGGTGCGCGCTCGCCAGACGGTTGACGTGGTGGCGGGGGCTCATAGAATGGTGGTCTTGGAGGCTCCATTTTAA
- a CDS encoding tetratricopeptide repeat protein, producing the protein MVEVQHEQGGLEFGPSPVPLSQHRAEVEALITQGSVEKARLRLEEIARQADAIRNADENLWLYSWLGQVYVALNDSERACEAFGKAYAIDPREQEVAATYSELLEARGEHQEALQVAQVLLLNHKQGLEAGEVAALYDRIGALREAMGDHKEARAAFEMALVEAPEDKQALTGLLRAVGELGDPADVVEARLKLIQGLDDDRARSMALVALGDDWVKTFNDPERGLDTFEEAVAQWPQNRHAVERIAEVARELGDFRRVCRAYFTLSVIAESNPEKAEYLIRSSDVARTELWESEKALAGYRKALEYDSTRLDAFKSVTSILVDALDWEELEAAYVQVIAANTERDDVDPNLLGVLWQKLGDLYRDHLERADDAIFAFNQALAYLPDHAGLRSQLVELTEEHPEHYETAVAHLRAMGQTPGVQPGQWLDRLGKVFLRQKEVDKAYCVYRALRASGVRLDAKALGFVERFDSKILKPIRGQINPAMMRRYIFAPGLESELNECFRLLKGPLQEWTGEARSTYGLKRRDRVKLSDNVAFNNFYKNVGAALGYVELPDLWRKDDQVGLVNGAMIPEGLIVGGDLLVSAREKHIAFVVAKQLFLFLDPFYLAAIRPQSDLEAFLYRAVALVRPEVDYAASFQNEDAFKVMKRAFRGDDLGKLKRVIEEMLQGRDEIALGPWVEAIEDTANRIGLIFCDDLSVAEACLREEPRCISQRSLESRMRSLIDYSVSEQYLSLRPQLGIQVV; encoded by the coding sequence ATGGTCGAAGTGCAGCACGAGCAAGGTGGGCTTGAGTTTGGCCCATCTCCGGTACCTCTCTCCCAGCATCGCGCCGAGGTGGAGGCGCTGATCACCCAGGGCAGCGTCGAGAAGGCGCGACTGCGCCTCGAAGAGATCGCTCGCCAGGCCGACGCCATCCGCAACGCCGATGAGAACCTCTGGCTCTACAGCTGGCTCGGGCAGGTCTATGTCGCGCTCAACGACAGCGAGCGCGCCTGTGAGGCATTTGGTAAGGCCTACGCCATCGATCCGCGTGAGCAGGAGGTTGCCGCCACGTACTCCGAACTTCTGGAGGCCCGTGGCGAGCATCAGGAGGCGTTGCAGGTCGCCCAGGTGTTGCTGCTCAACCACAAGCAGGGGCTGGAGGCCGGCGAGGTCGCCGCGCTCTACGATCGCATCGGCGCGCTGCGCGAGGCGATGGGCGACCATAAAGAAGCCCGCGCCGCGTTCGAGATGGCGCTGGTCGAGGCCCCCGAAGACAAACAGGCGCTCACCGGACTTCTGCGCGCGGTCGGCGAGCTGGGCGATCCGGCCGATGTGGTCGAGGCTCGGCTGAAGTTGATTCAGGGCCTCGACGATGATCGCGCCCGCTCCATGGCCCTGGTTGCTCTGGGCGACGACTGGGTTAAGACCTTCAATGATCCCGAGCGCGGGCTCGACACCTTCGAAGAAGCCGTGGCGCAGTGGCCGCAGAACCGCCACGCCGTCGAGCGCATCGCCGAGGTCGCCCGCGAGCTGGGCGACTTCCGCCGCGTCTGCCGCGCCTACTTCACCCTGAGCGTGATCGCGGAGAGCAACCCGGAGAAAGCCGAATACCTCATTCGCTCCAGCGATGTGGCCCGCACCGAGCTCTGGGAATCCGAGAAAGCCCTTGCTGGCTACCGCAAGGCCCTGGAGTACGACTCCACTCGCCTCGATGCGTTCAAGTCGGTGACCTCGATTCTGGTCGACGCGCTGGATTGGGAGGAGCTTGAGGCGGCCTACGTCCAGGTGATCGCTGCGAACACCGAGCGCGATGATGTGGACCCGAATCTGCTCGGCGTGCTCTGGCAGAAGCTTGGCGACCTGTACCGCGACCACCTCGAGCGCGCCGATGACGCCATCTTCGCGTTCAATCAGGCGCTGGCGTACCTTCCGGACCACGCCGGTCTGCGATCGCAGCTCGTGGAGCTGACCGAGGAGCATCCGGAGCATTATGAGACGGCCGTCGCCCATCTGCGTGCGATGGGACAGACCCCGGGCGTGCAGCCCGGCCAGTGGCTCGACCGGCTGGGTAAGGTCTTTTTGCGCCAGAAAGAAGTCGACAAGGCCTATTGCGTCTACCGCGCGCTGCGCGCCAGCGGCGTGCGCCTCGATGCTAAAGCGCTGGGTTTTGTGGAGCGTTTTGACTCAAAAATCCTCAAGCCGATTCGCGGGCAGATCAACCCGGCGATGATGCGCCGTTATATCTTCGCGCCCGGCCTGGAGTCGGAGCTCAACGAATGTTTTCGCCTTCTGAAAGGTCCGCTCCAGGAGTGGACCGGGGAGGCCCGCAGCACCTACGGGCTCAAACGACGCGACCGAGTTAAGCTCAGCGATAATGTCGCCTTTAACAACTTTTACAAAAATGTCGGCGCCGCGCTCGGCTATGTGGAACTTCCCGACCTGTGGCGAAAAGATGATCAGGTCGGGCTGGTCAACGGGGCGATGATCCCGGAGGGGCTCATCGTCGGAGGTGATCTGCTGGTCTCGGCGCGCGAGAAGCACATCGCGTTTGTGGTCGCCAAGCAGCTCTTCCTCTTTCTCGATCCCTTTTATCTGGCGGCGATTCGCCCGCAGTCGGACCTTGAGGCCTTCCTCTACCGCGCGGTAGCGCTGGTGCGGCCGGAGGTCGACTACGCGGCCAGCTTCCAGAATGAGGACGCCTTCAAGGTGATGAAGCGCGCCTTCCGCGGCGACGATCTGGGCAAGCTCAAGCGCGTGATTGAGGAGATGTTGCAGGGACGCGACGAGATCGCATTGGGCCCCTGGGTGGAGGCGATTGAGGATACCGCCAACCGCATCGGGCTGATTTTTTGCGATGACCTTTCGGTGGCTGAGGCATGTTTGAGGGAAGAGCCGCGTTGCATCAGCCAGCGCTCACTGGAAAGTCGAATGCGGTCTCTTATTGACTATTCGGTGAGTGAGCAATATCTGTCCCTGCGGCCGCAGTTGGGAATTCAGGTGGTGTAA